The Polypterus senegalus isolate Bchr_013 chromosome 10, ASM1683550v1, whole genome shotgun sequence genomic interval tccaagGAGACAGTAATCAGATCAGGTCCTTGGAGCTATGAAGGAGCAGTGCTAATCTCACTGGGCAAGTGTCCTGCCCTAACACTCACCAGTGTtggtcaaatacttttttttactcaTAAGAAAACTCTTTTTAATATTCATCTGCCTAATCTACTTGCACTTGTTACACTTTTAAGATCCTTAAACAGCACAAAAGCAGAACAATTGCTAAACATCACCCTGATAACATTTTTAACtgaatattaattttttgatattatttctGCTTATATAAGGCTCACACTCCGTTGTACATTCAGTTCAACAGTTTCTATACCACCATTCTGTCTTTAGAAGTGTGAATAGCTTATTTACTATGTCTAACTGCTGCTGCAGTGTGTGGTGGGCCATTGCTGCACAAAAAGTATTGAAGTGTCTATGGTTCGGCCCATTTATAGTAAGCATTTGAACGTGGAGGTCATCCTGGCTCCTTTATTCACCACTTGCCTTCTCCAAGTCGAAACAAACTTAATCAAAGACAAAGAAGAACTAAGGTCTCTGTAACACCACATTATATTTCCACAATATTAACCTTTTTTGGAAGAAGTGAGGCCAACACTACCCAGTGTCAATATTGTACATTTGGACTTCTTCAAAGCTTATATCTGATCTCCATGTCTTCTTCAGATTTTGCTATTCACATTCACAATGAATCCAATTAAACATAGCTATCaaatttccattttcatttcttttcaatattttccTATTAGCCGTTCTGTTTTCTGGTTGATTTTATTGTATCTGAATCCTCTACGAATATTTCaccataaatattaaaacatgtcataaataaagtacaataaaaattgtctcttattaaaaacagaaccactcatccatttttctaacccgcttaatccatcTGTAGACAGCCAGAGCCTGCCCCCACTAGAAATAATCCCTGAGTTTTTTGGAAGCAGGACAACAAAAACAGAACCACATAACAGCAACTAGTGACATAGATATAACATATTCAAAATGGAATCTTTCTTTTACAAGCATACTTGGAATCATTGTTGTTTCTCAATCCTCTTCTGTGGAGCTCATTCTCTAATGTTCAGCGCCGTTAGAAACAAGCATATTGCCATCCATTGCTGCATGTGCTTCATCATGGACTGGGATGTCTTGGGCAGAATGGTTGCTTTTCCTCATATTTTGAAAGACATGACTGGCAGACTTTCTGTGAAAAGTATGAAGCCTTTTGCGAAAGTTTTCACCAGAGAAAAAATAGAGCAAAGGATCAAAGCAACAATTGGAGGCAGCCAGGCATAAAGTGACAACCACTGACTTCTGCATGTATATAATGTCCGTACAGGACGTGTTTTGCTCCCTTAGGAAGGCTAGATGCACAGTACGTTGGATGTGGTAGGGCATGAAAGAAATGAGGAATGCTGCCATGACTATTATAATCATCCGGATGGCCTTGGTCTTGgtgttcttgttttgtttcatgCTCTTTGAAGTGGTGTTCAGGGTCCAAATAATCCCTGTGTAACAGATGATTATGATCAAAAATGGAATGGTAAACCCAACAGCTAATGAGATATAATTAAGGATTTGCAGCTTAATAACGTTATTGCGCGGTGGAGGCTCAAAACATTTGGTCTTGTTGCCCTCAGTATATTGGCCTCCCATCAGAAAAGGGGTGCTGATGAGACAAATGAACACCCAAATGATCACACAAACAATTTTGGCTTTCTTCTCTGTTACTAGTTGGAGGTTTCTGACTGGAAACACAATTGCAATAAATCGCGTGCAGCTCATGGCTGTCATAAAAAAGATGCTACAGTATAAATTGACATAGAAAGCATAGGAACTGACACGACAGAGGAAATCCCCAAAGTACCACTGCCCCTTACTGACATAGTACACAACCCGCAGGGGCAGAGTGGAGACGCACAGCAGGTCTGCTATGGCCAAGTTCAGCATGTAGATGTGAAAGGTGGTCCTTTGATGATAGGTTCTGATGAGCACGTAAAGGGCAAACCCATTTCCAACCAATCCAAACACAGATATCAGTGAGTAGATAGTTGAATAGACCTGGTTACGGAAGTCATC includes:
- the cysltr1 gene encoding cysteinyl leukotriene receptor 1 isoform X1, translating into MHKPDYNLLQYSNSSCHLLSPTKMINDSFNSCSSLIDDFRNQVYSTIYSLISVFGLVGNGFALYVLIRTYHQRTTFHIYMLNLAIADLLCVSTLPLRVVYYVSKGQWYFGDFLCRVSSYAFYVNLYCSIFFMTAMSCTRFIAIVFPVRNLQLVTEKKAKIVCVIIWVFICLISTPFLMGGQYTEGNKTKCFEPPPRNNVIKLQILNYISLAVGFTIPFLIIIICYTGIIWTLNTTSKSMKQNKNTKTKAIRMIIIVMAAFLISFMPYHIQRTVHLAFLREQNTSCTDIIYMQKSVVVTLCLAASNCCFDPLLYFFSGENFRKRLHTFHRKSASHVFQNMRKSNHSAQDIPVHDEAHAAMDGNMLVSNGAEH
- the cysltr1 gene encoding cysteinyl leukotriene receptor 1 isoform X2, with the translated sequence MINDSFNSCSSLIDDFRNQVYSTIYSLISVFGLVGNGFALYVLIRTYHQRTTFHIYMLNLAIADLLCVSTLPLRVVYYVSKGQWYFGDFLCRVSSYAFYVNLYCSIFFMTAMSCTRFIAIVFPVRNLQLVTEKKAKIVCVIIWVFICLISTPFLMGGQYTEGNKTKCFEPPPRNNVIKLQILNYISLAVGFTIPFLIIIICYTGIIWTLNTTSKSMKQNKNTKTKAIRMIIIVMAAFLISFMPYHIQRTVHLAFLREQNTSCTDIIYMQKSVVVTLCLAASNCCFDPLLYFFSGENFRKRLHTFHRKSASHVFQNMRKSNHSAQDIPVHDEAHAAMDGNMLVSNGAEH